A genome region from Manis javanica isolate MJ-LG chromosome 3, MJ_LKY, whole genome shotgun sequence includes the following:
- the TEX55 gene encoding testis-specific expressed protein 55 isoform X9 → MEEPPEEPLAESLAPESTAKSPNDSHTVGQEENGQNRDEEEADEQTYHRTADRAIQRVSAHVDPNLSGQVDRRTSVKTHHQAYEQATKLADYQTDDPADIQADHLPLDKALYGDYAQTDHLVDEGDAHTEDNLLNYGLHDQSEYEIFPQFGDIQVKEADLKVQPSKLEATQVDLKDSKASIETDTERAADLQALRMFDARIDTDFQGQDQVYSHRFPDISTKSDYITSQENTEAMETKPYMKILIKLHYITWRNTAFYKYFRYRK, encoded by the coding sequence ATGGAAGAGCCTCCGGAAGAGCCTCTGGCCGAATCCTTGGCACCTGAAAGCACAGCCAAGTCCCCAAATGACAGCCACACGGTGGGCCAGGAAGAGAACGGGCAGAACCGGGACGAAGAGGAGGCAGATGAGCAGACTTATCACAGAACAGCTGACAGGGCTATCCAAAGAGTGTCCGCCCATGTGGATCCCAACCTGTCTGGCCAAGTCGACCGCAGAACATCTGTAAAGACTCACCACCAAGCGTATGAGCAAGCTACCAAACTAGCTGACTACCAGACTGATGACCCGGCTGACATCCAAGCTGATCACCTTCCACTTGACAAGGCACTCTACGGTGACTACGCACAGACTGACCACTTAGTGGATGAAGGGGACGCACACACAGAAGACAACCTGCTTAACTACGGCCTGCATGACCAGTCTGAGTATGAAATATTTCCCCAGTTTGGTGACATCCAGGTCAAAGAGGCTGACCTCAAAGTGCAACCTTCTAAATTGGAGGCTACCCAAGTAGACCTCAAGGATTCCAAAGCTTCGATTGAAACTGATACTGAGAGGGCAGCTGATCTGCAAGCATTGAGAATGTTTGATGCCAGAATCGACACTGATTTCCAAGGACAAGACCAAGTCTATTCCCACAGATTCCCTGACATCTCAACCAAATCGGACTATATCACAAGTCAAGAAAACACTGAAGCCATGGAAACAAAGCCT